From a region of the Halolamina sp. CBA1230 genome:
- a CDS encoding ABC transporter permease has translation MSEPSPPDAGRFATVDWTEFDEDAAAPALPRWLPISAVAVLAAFCYDYVAGFPFPMTGLDWLLIVGLYMFGSFGLAALLGAPKQVAHYLDQFRTDPIAVACLGFLTLFVGVGLVGPFLVSEPEVNILYSSQPPIWGSIDTTFVPQCHGPVVDGRCHGSWRYPLGTTAIGGKDLLVLLVLGTRTSLSVAVGAAALIVPAGVGVGVVAATVGGRVETALMWLAEQLQSVPAILIYLVLFYWLVEGRLRLLIGALGLVSWGGLARMVRDEIRVQQNEQYVHAAQIGGVGDRRLVGRHLLPNVVPSVLSNVTLQIPLFVLIEATISFIQIPVTTGPSSLGDPSHFSWGQQIYNSLFTVGLPAAWWLAGLPLLLLSVTVFAFTVVGDAMVEALEPRGG, from the coding sequence ATGAGCGAGCCCTCCCCGCCCGACGCCGGCCGTTTCGCGACGGTCGACTGGACCGAGTTCGACGAGGACGCGGCCGCGCCGGCGCTGCCCCGCTGGCTCCCGATCAGCGCCGTGGCCGTCCTCGCGGCGTTCTGTTACGACTACGTCGCGGGGTTCCCGTTCCCGATGACCGGCCTCGACTGGCTGCTGATCGTAGGGCTGTACATGTTCGGCTCCTTCGGACTGGCGGCGCTGCTCGGCGCGCCGAAACAGGTCGCCCACTACTTGGACCAGTTCCGCACCGACCCCATCGCGGTCGCGTGTCTGGGCTTCCTGACCCTGTTCGTCGGCGTCGGGCTGGTCGGCCCGTTCCTCGTCAGCGAGCCGGAGGTGAACATCCTCTACTCCTCCCAGCCGCCGATATGGGGGAGCATCGACACCACGTTCGTTCCGCAGTGTCACGGTCCGGTCGTCGACGGTCGGTGTCACGGCTCGTGGCGCTACCCGCTCGGGACGACCGCCATCGGCGGGAAGGACCTGCTCGTACTGCTGGTGCTGGGGACGCGGACGAGCCTGAGCGTCGCGGTCGGCGCCGCGGCGCTGATCGTCCCCGCCGGCGTCGGGGTCGGCGTCGTTGCCGCCACGGTCGGCGGCCGCGTCGAGACGGCGCTGATGTGGCTGGCCGAGCAGCTCCAGTCGGTGCCCGCGATCCTGATCTACCTGGTGCTGTTCTACTGGCTGGTCGAGGGACGGCTCCGCCTCCTGATCGGCGCGCTCGGGCTGGTCAGCTGGGGCGGGCTCGCGCGGATGGTCCGCGACGAGATCAGGGTGCAGCAGAACGAACAGTACGTGCACGCGGCCCAGATCGGCGGCGTGGGCGATCGGCGGCTGGTGGGCCGGCACCTGCTGCCGAACGTTGTCCCGTCGGTGCTGTCGAACGTGACCCTGCAGATCCCGCTGTTCGTCCTGATCGAGGCGACGATCTCGTTCATCCAGATCCCGGTGACGACCGGGCCGTCGTCGCTGGGCGACCCCAGCCACTTCTCGTGGGGCCAGCAGATCTACAACTCGCTGTTCACGGTCGGGCTCCCCGCCGCGTGGTGGCTCGCCGGCCTGCCGCTGCTGCTGCTGTCGGTGACGGTGTTCGCGTTCACGGTCGTCGGCGACGCGATGGTCGAGGCGCTGGAGCCGCGTGGCGGCTGA
- a CDS encoding cation-translocating P-type ATPase: MSDDCTLCGLATPDPPVTADAVDGVFCCRGCLEVARSLDDPTTADAETARDAVRGDDASVPDDAETAYLQVDGMHCASCEAFLERRATGTDGVAAADANFPADAMRVQYDPDATGPESIAEAVSGVGYTAAPSTEERTDDGTVGRLLVGGFFGMMAMLWYVLFLYPVYFGLPPEALLFDLRDGAGRFLLANVWLSATVVLGYTGAPLLRGAYVAVRTRQPNMDLLVTLAATTAYLYSGLAVFTGRIEVYFDVTIVVVLAVTVGSYYEERIKQQAVGKLTDLTRDRVEEARIRTLDGTDTVPVEAVEGGDELIVRSGERVPVDGEVLEGTAAVDESLVTGESLPVRRGEGDELRGGTVVSDGRLVVRAADGAERTLDRVVSLLWDVRGEGAPQRLADALATIFVPAVLVLGTLAFVAHLLLGASPTAALLTGLTVLVVSCPCALGLATPLAIAAGTRSLLEDGVVLTDGSAVETAQEVDVVALDKTGTLTTGSMALLDVERADGTDRGALLGRAAAVEARSDHPVADAVVDAADEIDTRIGPDSTVTEYEAHPGRGVSGRVAGESRVTVGDESLFADGEIPAELRERYADAEASGHLAAYVGWDGAVRGVIVAGDDPRPGWREAVEKLSDDRRVVVLTGDEGPAADRFREVPGIDEVYAGLPPAGKTETVRRLRSEGTVAMVGDGSNDAPALAAADLGIAVASGTELAADAADAVLVGRDLAAVDRALATLAATRRRVRENLAWAFCYNAVAVPAAALGVITPLIAAVAMAASSLLVVGNTTRPLGSEDDLDPSATERTDRRNAAVADGGERE; the protein is encoded by the coding sequence ATGAGCGACGACTGCACGCTCTGTGGGCTCGCGACGCCGGACCCCCCGGTGACGGCCGACGCCGTCGACGGCGTGTTCTGCTGTCGGGGCTGTCTCGAAGTCGCCCGGAGCCTCGACGATCCGACGACAGCCGACGCTGAGACGGCCCGCGACGCGGTTCGAGGGGACGACGCGTCCGTTCCCGACGACGCCGAGACCGCGTACCTCCAGGTCGACGGGATGCACTGCGCCAGCTGTGAGGCGTTCCTCGAACGCCGCGCGACCGGGACCGACGGCGTCGCCGCGGCGGACGCGAACTTCCCGGCCGACGCGATGCGGGTCCAGTACGACCCCGACGCGACCGGCCCCGAATCGATCGCCGAGGCTGTCTCGGGCGTCGGCTACACGGCCGCGCCGTCGACCGAGGAGCGGACCGACGACGGCACGGTCGGGCGCCTGCTCGTCGGCGGCTTCTTCGGGATGATGGCGATGCTGTGGTACGTCCTGTTTCTCTACCCTGTCTACTTCGGGCTGCCACCGGAGGCGCTGCTGTTCGATCTGCGCGACGGCGCCGGGCGATTTCTGCTCGCCAACGTCTGGCTCTCGGCGACGGTCGTGCTCGGCTACACCGGCGCGCCGCTGCTCCGGGGCGCCTACGTCGCCGTCCGAACGCGCCAGCCCAACATGGACCTACTCGTCACCCTCGCCGCGACGACCGCCTACCTGTACAGCGGGCTGGCGGTGTTCACGGGGCGGATCGAGGTGTACTTCGACGTGACCATCGTCGTCGTGCTCGCGGTCACGGTCGGGAGCTACTACGAGGAGCGGATCAAGCAGCAGGCGGTCGGCAAACTCACCGACCTCACGCGCGACCGCGTCGAGGAAGCCCGGATCCGCACGCTCGATGGGACCGATACCGTCCCCGTCGAGGCTGTCGAGGGCGGCGACGAACTGATCGTCCGCTCGGGCGAACGCGTCCCCGTCGACGGCGAGGTGCTGGAGGGAACCGCGGCGGTCGACGAGTCGCTCGTGACCGGCGAGTCCCTGCCCGTCCGACGCGGCGAGGGCGACGAACTCCGCGGCGGGACGGTCGTCTCGGACGGTCGGCTGGTGGTCCGCGCGGCCGACGGCGCCGAACGCACGCTCGACCGCGTGGTCTCGCTGCTCTGGGACGTGCGCGGGGAGGGCGCACCCCAGCGGCTTGCCGACGCGCTGGCGACGATCTTCGTCCCCGCGGTGCTCGTGCTCGGAACGCTCGCGTTCGTCGCCCACCTGCTGCTCGGTGCGTCCCCGACCGCGGCGCTGCTGACGGGGTTGACGGTGCTCGTGGTCTCCTGTCCCTGCGCGCTGGGGCTCGCGACGCCGCTGGCGATCGCGGCAGGCACGCGGTCGCTGCTCGAAGACGGCGTCGTGCTCACCGACGGGAGCGCCGTCGAGACGGCCCAGGAAGTCGATGTGGTCGCGCTCGACAAGACCGGCACGCTCACGACGGGCTCGATGGCGCTGCTGGACGTCGAGCGTGCCGACGGAACTGACCGCGGAGCACTTCTCGGCCGCGCGGCGGCAGTCGAAGCACGTTCGGACCACCCTGTCGCCGACGCGGTCGTCGACGCCGCGGACGAGATCGACACCAGGATCGGCCCCGACTCCACCGTCACCGAGTACGAGGCACACCCTGGTCGCGGTGTCTCGGGACGAGTGGCCGGGGAGTCGCGGGTGACCGTCGGCGACGAGTCGCTGTTCGCGGACGGCGAGATCCCCGCGGAACTGCGCGAGCGCTACGCCGACGCCGAGGCCTCGGGCCACCTCGCGGCGTACGTCGGCTGGGACGGCGCAGTCCGGGGCGTCATCGTCGCCGGTGACGACCCCCGGCCCGGCTGGCGCGAGGCGGTCGAGAAACTGAGCGACGACCGCCGCGTGGTCGTTCTCACGGGTGACGAGGGGCCCGCCGCCGACCGCTTCCGCGAGGTGCCGGGGATCGACGAGGTGTACGCCGGGCTCCCGCCCGCCGGGAAGACCGAGACGGTCCGCCGCCTCCGGAGCGAGGGGACCGTCGCGATGGTCGGCGACGGGAGCAACGACGCGCCCGCACTCGCCGCGGCGGATCTGGGGATCGCGGTCGCGTCGGGGACCGAGCTCGCCGCCGACGCGGCCGACGCGGTGCTGGTGGGTCGGGATCTCGCGGCCGTCGACCGCGCGCTCGCGACGCTCGCGGCCACGCGCCGGCGCGTCCGTGAGAACCTCGCGTGGGCGTTCTGCTACAACGCGGTCGCGGTGCCAGCCGCGGCGCTTGGGGTCATCACGCCGCTGATCGCCGCGGTCGCGATGGCGGCGTCGAGCCTGCTCGTCGTGGGGAACACGACGCGACCGCTCGGGTCCGAGGACGACCTCGATCCGTCGGCGACCGAGCGCACCGACCGTCGAAACGCCGCGGTCGCCGACGGGGGTGAACGGGAGTGA
- a CDS encoding halocyanin domain-containing protein, with protein MAPNADSQPRPTRRRLLAAGGAAATGALLGAAGPAAAQSSFDGWFDGVSNYDGVADRTGESEVTVEVGVDNGGQPYGFGPAAVRVDPGTTVVWEWTGRGGSHNVVAENGAFESEMSSEEGHTFSHTFEEEGTFRYVCTPHQSLGMKAAVVVGSGGGVSEPDYGGWFDGVSNYDETVDERGSSEVTVEVGVDNGGQPYGFGPAAVRIDPGTTVVWEWTGRGGSHNVVAQDGSFESDLSSEGGHTFSHTFEEEGVYRYVCTPHQSLGMKGAIVVGDVSGGGGDGGEETEGGGEEAGGSLLPMPSDFVGWLALLMGGGGGLAVSMVLGAESYAAYREHERAERSYVGEQATEAVGTEPVEEIDDGYDPVGTAALVTGYFVLIALLWVFMYFVEFIGGPTITG; from the coding sequence ATGGCACCGAACGCGGACAGCCAACCACGGCCGACACGGCGACGGCTCCTCGCCGCCGGCGGCGCGGCGGCGACCGGCGCGCTGCTCGGCGCGGCCGGCCCCGCGGCGGCCCAGTCGTCGTTCGACGGCTGGTTCGACGGCGTCTCGAACTACGACGGCGTCGCGGACCGCACCGGCGAGTCGGAGGTGACCGTCGAGGTCGGCGTCGACAACGGCGGGCAGCCGTACGGGTTCGGCCCGGCGGCGGTCAGGGTCGACCCGGGGACGACGGTCGTCTGGGAGTGGACCGGGCGGGGTGGATCGCACAACGTCGTCGCAGAGAACGGCGCCTTCGAGTCGGAGATGTCCTCGGAGGAGGGACACACGTTCAGCCACACGTTCGAGGAGGAGGGGACGTTCAGGTACGTCTGCACCCCCCACCAGTCACTCGGGATGAAGGCGGCCGTCGTCGTCGGCTCCGGCGGCGGCGTCTCCGAGCCCGACTACGGCGGCTGGTTCGACGGCGTTTCCAACTACGACGAGACCGTCGACGAGCGCGGAAGCTCGGAGGTGACCGTCGAGGTCGGCGTCGACAACGGCGGACAGCCGTACGGGTTCGGCCCGGCGGCGGTCCGGATCGACCCGGGGACGACGGTCGTCTGGGAGTGGACCGGCCGCGGCGGGTCGCACAACGTCGTCGCACAGGACGGATCGTTCGAGTCCGACCTCTCCTCGGAAGGGGGGCACACGTTCAGCCACACGTTCGAGGAGGAGGGCGTCTACCGCTACGTCTGCACGCCCCACCAGTCACTCGGGATGAAGGGCGCCATCGTCGTCGGGGACGTGAGCGGCGGTGGCGGGGACGGCGGCGAGGAAACCGAGGGCGGTGGAGAGGAAGCCGGCGGCAGCCTGCTCCCGATGCCTTCGGACTTCGTCGGCTGGCTGGCGCTGCTGATGGGCGGCGGCGGCGGGCTCGCGGTGTCGATGGTGCTCGGTGCCGAGTCCTACGCCGCCTACCGCGAGCACGAACGGGCCGAGCGGAGCTACGTCGGCGAACAGGCCACGGAGGCCGTCGGAACCGAGCCGGTCGAGGAGATCGACGACGGGTACGATCCGGTCGGGACGGCCGCGCTCGTCACGGGCTACTTCGTCCTGATCGCGCTGCTGTGGGTGTTCATGTACTTCGTCGAGTTCATCGGCGGGCCGACGATCACGGGGTAA
- a CDS encoding cytochrome c oxidase subunit II gives MHVHRFERLWFGASLVLIVAFIGTIVYGAVGPGVAMVDDSGGTVEPSVIADGNYDQVDNFREPGVYDTDDGVEVYVVARQYLFQPGTSEAIEVPAGEPVTFHVTSPDVTHGFNLAGTNVNSMVIPGQIAEFTVTFDEPGEHGIVCHEYCGDGHHTMEGQVVVVEESQFDGGDS, from the coding sequence ATGCACGTACATCGATTCGAGAGACTCTGGTTCGGCGCATCGCTCGTCCTGATCGTGGCGTTCATCGGGACCATCGTCTACGGCGCGGTCGGCCCCGGGGTGGCGATGGTCGACGACAGCGGCGGCACGGTCGAACCGTCGGTGATCGCCGACGGGAACTACGACCAAGTGGACAACTTCCGCGAGCCGGGCGTGTACGACACCGACGACGGGGTCGAGGTGTACGTCGTCGCCCGGCAGTACCTGTTCCAGCCCGGCACCTCCGAGGCGATCGAGGTGCCCGCGGGCGAACCGGTGACGTTCCACGTCACCTCGCCCGACGTGACACACGGGTTCAACCTCGCGGGCACGAACGTGAACTCGATGGTGATCCCCGGCCAGATCGCGGAGTTCACCGTCACGTTCGACGAACCCGGCGAGCACGGCATCGTCTGCCACGAGTACTGCGGCGACGGCCACCACACGATGGAGGGACAGGTCGTCGTCGTCGAGGAGTCGCAGTTCGACGGGGGTGACAGCTGA
- a CDS encoding b(o/a)3-type cytochrome-c oxidase subunit 1 gives MAFVDRYPAAARTARICLWIAFAAFGVGALFGLIQALHRTNTLRIIPSADYYTILTGHGVLLGLVFTTFGIAGLFHWANTRSLGVAPTNERLTQGWLWTMTIGTVLAAATILAGLFDWIPASADVLYTFYAPLEAHPLFYIGAALLIVGSWGAGLDWFLQYREWRESNPDARIPLQSFMVLTTMLMWYLCSLGVAIEVVVFLIPWSLGLISQVDPLLTRTLFWYFGHPVVYFWLLPAYLVWYTVLPKLSGGRLFSDPLARVTFVLFLLLSTPVGFHHQYTDPGIASGYKLVAMTNTFFLLLPSLLTLFTVVASMEHGARQQGAGGRLAWLTNLPWERPEFSGVALAGIMFAAGGFSGMINAGMNINYLIHNTIWVPGHFHLTVGTAYALTLMAISYWLIPQLTGKRLQFRGLAAIQPFVWFVGMVLMSNAMHRGGLAGIPRRTAEPQYEQVSFDAVVGTVGEMRIQIAIGGTLLFLGAVMFLAVMFGTWALGKPDSQLRVNGSIPEPLSGAEESPRVLDNLVLWTAIAVALVLLAYGVPLYDMVADGIHFPGSAPFPE, from the coding sequence CTGGCGTTCGTCGATCGGTACCCCGCGGCGGCCCGGACCGCCCGGATCTGTCTCTGGATCGCCTTTGCGGCGTTCGGCGTCGGCGCGCTGTTCGGCCTGATTCAGGCGCTCCACCGCACGAACACGCTGCGGATCATCCCCTCGGCGGACTACTACACGATCCTGACCGGCCACGGGGTGCTGCTGGGGCTGGTGTTCACCACGTTCGGCATCGCCGGCCTGTTCCACTGGGCGAACACGCGGAGCTTGGGCGTCGCACCGACGAACGAGCGGCTGACGCAGGGCTGGCTGTGGACGATGACGATCGGCACCGTGCTCGCCGCGGCGACGATCCTCGCCGGCCTGTTCGACTGGATCCCGGCGAGCGCGGACGTGCTGTACACCTTCTACGCGCCGCTGGAGGCGCATCCGCTGTTCTACATCGGCGCCGCGCTGCTGATCGTCGGCTCGTGGGGCGCGGGGCTCGACTGGTTCCTCCAGTACCGCGAGTGGCGCGAGTCGAACCCGGACGCGCGCATCCCGCTGCAGTCCTTCATGGTGCTGACGACGATGCTGATGTGGTACCTCTGCTCGCTGGGCGTGGCGATCGAGGTCGTCGTGTTCCTGATCCCGTGGTCGCTCGGCCTGATCAGTCAGGTCGACCCGCTGCTGACCCGGACGCTGTTCTGGTACTTCGGCCACCCCGTGGTGTACTTCTGGCTGCTGCCGGCGTACCTCGTCTGGTACACCGTGCTCCCGAAGCTCTCGGGCGGCCGGCTGTTCAGCGACCCGCTCGCGCGGGTGACGTTCGTCCTCTTCCTGCTGCTGTCGACGCCGGTGGGGTTCCACCACCAGTACACCGACCCCGGGATCGCCTCGGGGTACAAGCTGGTGGCGATGACGAACACGTTCTTCCTGCTGTTGCCGTCGTTACTGACGCTGTTCACCGTCGTCGCGAGCATGGAACACGGCGCGCGACAGCAGGGCGCGGGCGGTCGGCTCGCCTGGCTGACGAATCTCCCGTGGGAGCGCCCGGAGTTCTCCGGCGTCGCACTCGCGGGGATCATGTTCGCCGCCGGCGGGTTCTCGGGGATGATCAACGCCGGGATGAACATCAACTACCTCATCCACAACACCATCTGGGTGCCGGGCCACTTCCACCTCACCGTCGGGACGGCGTACGCGCTGACGCTGATGGCGATCTCCTACTGGCTGATCCCGCAGCTCACGGGCAAACGCCTCCAGTTCCGCGGGCTGGCGGCGATCCAGCCGTTCGTCTGGTTCGTCGGCATGGTGCTGATGTCGAACGCGATGCACCGCGGCGGCCTCGCGGGGATCCCGCGGCGCACCGCCGAACCGCAGTACGAGCAGGTCAGCTTCGACGCCGTCGTCGGGACGGTCGGCGAGATGCGGATCCAGATCGCGATCGGCGGGACGCTGCTGTTCCTCGGCGCGGTGATGTTCCTTGCGGTGATGTTCGGGACGTGGGCGCTCGGGAAACCCGACAGCCAGCTCCGGGTCAACGGCTCGATCCCCGAGCCGCTCTCCGGGGCCGAGGAGTCACCGCGCGTGCTCGACAACCTCGTGCTCTGGACCGCCATCGCGGTCGCGCTGGTGCTGCTTGCCTACGGCGTCCCGCTGTACGACATGGTCGCCGACGGGATCCACTTCCCCGGGAGCGCACCGTTCCCGGAGTAG
- a CDS encoding glycosyltransferase family 39 protein yields the protein MSVRDALIGWLTDVANLAIEKFDSTRGWLLLAVSAGLVVHLSYLQTHAHPAYEGGLFLQIAEVIRAETPRLPESIPYYTANGVPFAYPPLMFYVTALFLTLVPVDPVTFSLVAPGLVVVATTVPYFGLTRRLLPSTRQAGLATTLYTVAPPVLKWHISAGGVVRAPAAALTVVGLYTGLRTFESHEWRWTLATAVLFALVVLSHPVYPVFFGTTCLLFYAAKDRSVRGFVLGSVVVVVAFVLTAPWWLQVAATHGFDIFLGAAGTRTTLGGGHSRFMVQFVQPITRFEPVTFFYVLAFAGALYGVAKRRFLLPVWLVVSSYLLGEQRFTFVAGAMLSAVLVFEVLVPALRGDGGGADGTDASTSPTLGSATARGSSSERVRAVLVVAVVVISAVVVGTAFAGSALQTTHQASTTLPQTVDAADQDAMAWVQANTDEGAEFVVLGDAAEWVPYYTQRTILVTPWGTEWEGQQRFHYHLDRYTELSECPDATCLDRELSAVETQPDYLYIPKGEYTIRGAESHQSARMRRSLIESRRYDIVFENDGVIIVRVYPSSTVRSSHRPESAPSPGSFGHGV from the coding sequence GTGAGTGTTCGAGACGCGCTGATAGGCTGGCTCACGGATGTCGCCAACCTCGCGATCGAGAAATTTGACTCGACGCGGGGGTGGCTACTGCTGGCGGTTAGTGCCGGTCTAGTCGTCCATCTCTCCTACCTGCAAACACACGCTCATCCTGCGTACGAGGGCGGACTGTTCCTTCAGATCGCCGAGGTGATCCGGGCGGAAACCCCTCGGCTCCCGGAATCGATCCCGTACTACACTGCGAACGGAGTTCCGTTCGCGTATCCGCCGCTCATGTTCTATGTTACTGCACTGTTCCTGACACTGGTACCCGTCGACCCAGTCACGTTCTCCCTCGTGGCACCTGGCCTGGTCGTGGTGGCCACCACGGTGCCGTATTTTGGGCTCACACGGCGATTGCTCCCCTCGACTCGTCAAGCAGGGCTGGCGACAACGCTGTACACTGTCGCGCCGCCGGTGCTGAAGTGGCACATCTCCGCTGGTGGTGTGGTCCGTGCCCCCGCTGCTGCGCTGACAGTTGTCGGTCTCTACACCGGCTTACGCACGTTCGAATCGCACGAGTGGCGCTGGACGCTGGCAACGGCTGTCCTGTTCGCTCTGGTCGTTCTCTCCCATCCGGTGTATCCGGTGTTTTTCGGGACGACGTGTCTCCTGTTCTACGCGGCGAAAGACCGCTCGGTCCGTGGGTTCGTTCTCGGCTCGGTTGTCGTCGTCGTCGCGTTCGTGCTGACAGCACCGTGGTGGCTGCAGGTCGCCGCCACGCACGGCTTCGATATCTTCCTCGGCGCGGCCGGGACGCGGACGACACTGGGTGGAGGCCACTCCCGGTTTATGGTGCAGTTCGTCCAACCGATAACGCGGTTCGAGCCCGTCACGTTCTTCTACGTCCTCGCGTTCGCTGGGGCCCTCTACGGGGTAGCGAAACGGCGCTTCCTCCTTCCTGTGTGGCTCGTCGTGTCCAGTTATCTACTCGGCGAACAGCGGTTCACGTTCGTCGCTGGAGCGATGCTGAGTGCCGTGCTCGTGTTCGAGGTTCTCGTTCCCGCGTTGCGGGGCGACGGTGGGGGGGCGGACGGAACCGATGCGAGTACGTCGCCGACGCTCGGGTCCGCGACGGCACGCGGCTCGTCGTCGGAACGCGTTCGAGCGGTTCTCGTCGTTGCGGTCGTCGTCATCTCGGCGGTGGTCGTCGGTACGGCTTTCGCCGGCAGCGCACTACAGACCACACACCAGGCAAGTACGACGCTCCCACAGACGGTGGACGCGGCAGACCAGGATGCGATGGCGTGGGTACAGGCGAACACCGACGAGGGCGCGGAATTCGTGGTGCTTGGCGATGCTGCTGAGTGGGTTCCGTACTACACGCAACGGACCATCCTCGTGACGCCCTGGGGAACAGAGTGGGAGGGGCAGCAACGGTTCCACTACCACCTGGACCGGTATACGGAACTCTCGGAGTGTCCGGATGCGACCTGTCTCGACCGGGAGCTCTCCGCAGTCGAGACCCAGCCCGACTATCTCTACATCCCGAAAGGCGAATACACGATTCGCGGCGCCGAGTCTCATCAGTCTGCCCGGATGCGACGGTCGTTGATAGAGTCGCGGCGCTACGACATCGTCTTCGAAAATGACGGTGTGATTATCGTCCGCGTCTACCCGTCTTCTACTGTCCGGTCGAGCCACCGACCTGAGTCAGCTCCCTCTCCAGGATCTTTTGGGCACGGCGTGTGA
- a CDS encoding class I SAM-dependent methyltransferase family protein yields the protein MERPCVVVAREDGEATRQRLAEADLIDEEFGIEVSDGDLHIPVTDPDAVPEDLDLVRRDVPARTPQRTPADLLGDEPTYERLGDVVLVDEDDPERATEIAEAVVASDIPVRSVLNRDSKVKGETRVRDWKVLADEGEEDQPPTETVHREYGHEFAVDVAEVYFSPRLATERHRVVEQVEPGEHVLDMFAGVGPYAIPMADAGAEVVACDLNPDAIRYLEENARRNGVEDRITTHVGDVRELTEEYADWADRLVMNLPHTAAEFADAAVAFAGDSCVVHLYDIQHEDDPFERGRTALSDAAGDEYEVTTLEERVVRSYAPHEVNVCLDARLDRID from the coding sequence ATGGAGCGGCCCTGCGTCGTCGTCGCCCGCGAGGACGGCGAGGCGACACGACAGCGTCTCGCCGAGGCGGACCTGATCGACGAGGAGTTCGGCATCGAAGTCTCCGACGGCGACCTGCACATCCCCGTTACCGACCCTGACGCAGTCCCCGAGGACCTGGATCTCGTGCGTCGGGACGTCCCCGCGCGCACCCCCCAGCGAACGCCCGCGGACCTGCTCGGCGACGAGCCGACGTACGAGCGACTGGGCGACGTGGTGCTCGTCGACGAGGACGACCCCGAACGAGCGACGGAGATCGCCGAGGCGGTCGTCGCGTCGGACATCCCCGTCCGGAGCGTGCTCAATCGGGACTCGAAAGTGAAAGGCGAGACGCGCGTCCGGGACTGGAAGGTGCTGGCCGACGAGGGCGAGGAGGACCAGCCCCCCACTGAGACGGTCCACCGCGAGTACGGCCACGAGTTCGCCGTCGACGTCGCCGAAGTGTACTTCTCCCCGCGACTCGCGACCGAACGCCACCGCGTCGTCGAGCAGGTCGAACCCGGCGAGCACGTCCTCGACATGTTCGCCGGCGTCGGCCCGTACGCGATCCCCATGGCCGACGCGGGCGCGGAGGTAGTCGCCTGTGACCTCAACCCCGACGCGATCAGGTATCTGGAGGAGAACGCCCGGCGCAACGGCGTCGAGGACCGGATCACCACCCACGTCGGCGACGTGCGGGAGCTGACCGAGGAGTACGCCGACTGGGCGGATCGGCTGGTGATGAACCTCCCCCACACGGCGGCGGAGTTCGCCGACGCGGCGGTGGCGTTCGCCGGGGACTCCTGCGTGGTCCACCTCTACGACATCCAGCACGAGGACGACCCGTTCGAGCGCGGGCGGACGGCGCTTTCGGACGCGGCCGGCGACGAGTACGAGGTGACGACGCTGGAGGAGCGCGTCGTGCGGTCGTACGCGCCCCACGAGGTGAACGTCTGTCTGGACGCGCGGCTCGACCGGATCGACTGA